In the Muricauda sp. MAR_2010_75 genome, one interval contains:
- a CDS encoding mechanosensitive ion channel family protein — MESFYDNVSKESLIYLGITLFCLVFVYWAISILLKRLGKNPKYLLPDGSFKKLALPLILIFVSVILRINALRNVLSLEESEYWFKKSSTLLFIFAMTWLVIALLKIVKQVILRNYDVGETDNLKARKIYTQFTILERIIIFVVILLALGLALMSFQEIRELGISIFASAGVAGIIIGFSAQKLIGTILAGIQIAIAQPIKLDDVVIVEGEWGRIEEITLTYVVVAIWDKRRLIVPTPYFIEKPFQNWTKTSSAILGTVFLYVDYNVPFDKLREELTQILNNTKLWDGEVNVLQVTESKPNYVEVRALMSAKDSPTAWDLRVHVREKLIVYLQENYPESIARTTRLTIEHKDENQNGS; from the coding sequence ATGGAGTCCTTTTACGACAACGTTTCAAAAGAATCACTGATTTATTTAGGGATTACCCTTTTCTGCCTGGTCTTTGTATATTGGGCCATATCCATCCTGTTGAAACGTTTGGGCAAAAACCCGAAATACCTCTTGCCCGATGGTTCCTTTAAAAAATTGGCGCTACCGTTGATCTTGATTTTTGTCTCCGTCATCCTACGGATTAATGCCCTGCGCAACGTTTTAAGTCTTGAGGAATCGGAGTATTGGTTTAAAAAGTCAAGTACCCTCTTGTTTATCTTTGCCATGACCTGGCTGGTAATCGCTCTTTTGAAGATTGTAAAACAGGTCATCCTTAGAAACTATGATGTAGGTGAAACGGATAATCTAAAGGCCCGAAAAATCTATACCCAATTTACCATCTTGGAACGCATTATCATCTTTGTTGTCATTCTTCTGGCTCTTGGTTTAGCCTTGATGAGTTTTCAAGAAATTCGAGAATTAGGTATAAGTATTTTTGCTTCAGCCGGTGTGGCGGGTATTATCATTGGTTTTTCGGCCCAAAAACTTATCGGAACCATATTGGCCGGCATCCAAATTGCCATAGCCCAGCCCATAAAACTGGACGATGTGGTGATCGTGGAAGGGGAATGGGGCCGTATTGAAGAAATTACCCTGACCTATGTGGTGGTAGCCATTTGGGACAAACGCCGATTGATCGTACCCACGCCCTATTTTATAGAGAAACCTTTTCAAAACTGGACTAAGACCTCATCCGCTATTTTGGGAACTGTTTTTTTATATGTGGATTACAACGTCCCTTTTGATAAGTTACGGGAAGAATTAACCCAAATCTTGAACAACACCAAGTTGTGGGATGGTGAGGTCAATGTGCTACAAGTCACCGAGTCTAAGCCCAATTATGTGGAGGTACGTGCCTTAATGAGTGCTAAGGATTCACCTACTGCTTGGGATTTACGAGTTCATGTTCGGGAAAAATTGATTGTATACTTGCAAGAAAATTATCCTGAAAGCATTGCACGTACAACAAGGTTGACGATTGAACATAAAGATGAAAATCAAAACGGCTCATAA